One genomic segment of Helianthus annuus cultivar XRQ/B chromosome 14, HanXRQr2.0-SUNRISE, whole genome shotgun sequence includes these proteins:
- the LOC110904001 gene encoding uncharacterized protein LOC110904001: MMSSSPHISDLLNRYMEICQMHKVQPSSDVVSWLKKAMVQKLTCQKCTMVISLDQLKNADLFPLTDLFRSNDSNALETVDLLCGSSVGLDECTILSLMHAINTRLRVVDIRDTPLKEDILRDLFNSGLDCQVLNVKSTEIQTLNMAGKFMHMHTLNMDFCTSLSTMEKDCFTYMPNLTRLSMCATRISNLWTTVAALLKLPSLLELRFQNCLCCKDTSPCHLKDVNATKISNNTPTEGYFGKLHIDEYTVSQKYNLHHPSPICFQKHYREYMIVSLPRLRVLDNCQIGKFDGERAKTVFSSYYEVLPNKRQHKESIISVLHMRETGTSGILNQKSLKSKGPSLHKKSQSFYSRSLCAAKLGSSAWPVLHPLSNISQIMKEEGRILRPRQFEYHQTDPSLMAFGTLEGEVVVINHETGNLVKYLPVFDTNKSVLGLCWLKRFQSKLVVGYDNGSLRLYDINDTLPEVADNYSSSIGVDFDDFQHLTSVHVNATDEQILTSGYSKKVAVYDISTGKRLHLFTDMHREAINVAKFAHHSPSLFVTSSFDHDVKMWDLRTKPVNPCYTASSSSGNVMVCFSPDDLYLLVSAVDNEVKQLLAVDGRLHTNFDIAPTGSGQNYTRSYYMNGRDYIISGSCDEPVVRVCCAQTGRRLRDIYLEGQNARSLMFVQSLRGDPFRHFHMAILAAYVRPSSKWEIIKVNLLSSGQYSAEYQKGQHLCLSYRLGT; the protein is encoded by the exons ATGATGTCTTCATCTCCACATATCTCTGATTTACTCAACAG GTACATGGAAATCTGTCAAATGCATAAGGTGCAGCCTAGCTCAGATGTTGTATCATGGTTGAAGAAG GCCATGGTTCAGAAACTCACATGCCAAAAATGTACGATGGTGATTTCACTAGACCAGCTTAAAAACGCTGATTTGTTTCCCCTCACCGATCTTTTCCGCTCAAACGACTCAAACGCCCTCGAGACTGTTGACTTGCTTTGCGGATCAAGCGTTGGCTTAGACGAATGCACAATTTTATCATTGATGCATGCTATCAACACAAGGCTTCGAGTAGTTGATATCCGAGATACACCACTAAAGGAGGATATCTTGAG GGATCTTTTCAACTCTGGTCTGGACTGCCAAGTGTTAAACGTAAAGTCAACTGAGATTCAAACGCTTAACATGGCTGGAAAGTTTATGCATATGCACACTCTTAATATGGACTTTTGCACTTCACTTAGTACCATGGAAAAAGATTGTTTCACTTACATGCCAAATCTAACCCGTTTATCGATGTGCGCCACACGCATATCCAATCTTTGGACTACGGTTGCCGCCTTGTTAAAACTTCCTTCGTTGCTGGAACTACGGTTTCAAAATTGTTTATGCTGCAAGGACACTTCCCCATGCCATTTAAAAGACGTAAACGCCACCAAAATTTCAAATAAtacaccaactgag GGTTATTTTGGTAAATTGCACATTGATGAATACACTGTTTCACAAAAGTACAACTTGCATCATCCTTCACCGATATGTTTCCAGAAACATTACCGAGAGTATATGATCGTTTCATTGCCGAGATTACGAGTCTTGGATAATTGCCAAATAGGGAAATTCGATGGCGAACGAGCTAAAACCGTCTTCTCAAGCTACTATGAGGTATTACCGAATAAACGACAGCACAAAGAAAGCATCATTAGTGTATTACATATGCGCGAAACGGGAACAAGCGGTATACTCAACCAAAAGTCCTTGAAGTCAAAGGGCCCATCACTACATAAAAAAAGTCAAAGTTTCTACTCGAGGTCTCTATGTGCTGCTAAACTTGGTTCGTCTGCATGGCCTGTGTTACATCCGTTATCGAATATTAGTCAGATAATGAAAGAAGAGGGCCGAATCCTTCGACCGAGGCAGTTTGAGTATCACCAAACGGACCCCAGCCTAATGGCGTTTGGGACGTTAGAAGGAGAAGTCGTCGTCATTAATCATGAGACCGGAAATCTCGTTAAATATTTGCCGGTTTTCGATACGAATAAGAGCGTTTTAGGGCTCTGTTGGCTTAAGAGATTCCAATCCAAG CTTGTTGTTGGTTATGACAACGGATCCTTGAGATTATACGACATAAACGACACACTACCAGAAGTTGCAGATAACTATAGCAGTTCTATTGGTGTTGACTTTGATGACTTTCAGCATTTGACTTCCGTTCATGTCAATGCAACAGACGAACAGATTCTTACAAGCGGATACTCGAAGAAAGTTGCTGTGTATGACATCTCGACTGGAAAACGCTTACATTTGTTCACTGATATGCATCGAGAAGCCATCAATGTGGCCAAATTTGCCCATCATTCCCCTTCTCTCTTTGTTACTTCATCGTTTGATCACGATGTTAAAATGTGGGACTTGAGAACAAAACCCGTTAACCCGTGTTACACCGCTTCGAGCTCAAGCGGAAATGTAATGGTTTGCTTCTCTCCTGATGACCTTTATCTTCTTGTATCAGCTGTTGACAATGAG GTTAAACAACTTTTGGCTGTAGACGGAAGGCTTCATACGAACTTCGATATCGCTCCCACAGGAAGCGGTCAAAACTACACTCGATCGTATTATATGAATGGGAGAGACTATATAATTAGCGGGAGTTGCGATGAACCTGTTGTTCGTGTTTGCTGTGCTCAAACCGGAAGGCGACTCAGGGATATATACCTAGag GGTCAAAATGCAAGAAGCCTAATGTTTGTGCAGTCTCTAAGAGGAGATCCGTTTAGG CATTTTCACATGGCCATCTTGGCAGCATATGTGCGGCCTAGCTCTAAGTGGGAGATCATCAAG GTCAATTTGCTTTCGTCGGGTCAATATTCCGCCGAATATCAAAAAGGCCAGCATCTCTGCCTTTCCTACAGGCTTGGAACTTAA